CCGGCAGCTTTGGTATTGCCGCGCACGTTCTGCACAAGCATGGGTTTGTCTTTGTAGATGATCGGTGTGTTCTCCATCCGCGGCCCCGGAAACGCGAAAGGCACCTTCACCAGCGGCGGGTTCGGTATCGCGTGCGGATTGGCGACCTTCCCTTCATCCGCCGCGGCCACGATAGTAAACGCCAACATCAATGCCACCGATCGCGTATACATTCTCATGCTATCCAATTCTCCCAGCTACCCGAGCGCTTTATGCCGCCAGCCGTTATTCTCATTTCTTCGCTCGAAGAACTTGCGTATGCTGTCCGCGCAGACTCCGTCTGCATTCACCTCGGTCTCGGTGGCGCTACACCGTAGAAGATGTCCACGGGGAAGAGCGCGAGCCGTTCAAAACCCTCCGGCGTTTCTTGCTGGAACTGCACGTAGGCTTCGTTCTTGCCCTTCAACGTATACGTGAATAGGTCGTTGTCTTTTGCTCCGAAGACCTTGAACCCCATGCAGAAGCAATCCTCCAACTCCACATGGAGGAACTTGCCCAATAGGTCGCTGTAAATCACCCCCGTGGCGGGAGTCCCGTGAGGTTGCGAGAAATTGAGCACGATTAGCTTCGAGCGAACGAACCGTACGTTGCTGTAGCCCTCGAACTTGGGATAGCCGACCTGCAACGCGTTGTCAGTGCCGACTAGCGTGCAGTCCTCGAAGATCGCGTCAAACGACGTAGGCATACTCGTGTTGTGTGCCCGCACATACGCGGCTCCGGCGTCACCCCAGGTGTCCAGGCACATGAAGTACGAACGGCGGAACACGACGGGTTCATCGGGCCGGTTCACGTGACCCATCACACAGGCTCCCGCAAAACGTCCGACTCCCACGCAGTCCTCGGCAACGGCGCTGAATTCGCATCCGTTCTCGCTGGTCATGTCCCAACCCATGCCGCCTTCGGAACCTGTCGAGTAGAGGCTGCGGAATATCCACCGATCCCAGACCACTCCCGAGAAGTTCGGGTCGCAACGATAGGGTCCCCACCAGTCCACGCTTTTAAGCCCCTTTTCCGGACCGCCTTCGAGAATCTTGAAAGGTGGGTTGCCACCCTTCTGTGAATGGTCCTGGCGTACCACGATGTCCGGGCACCCCGCGTCGATTACTGCGTACCCTTTTGCACCCGATCCCAAACTGCCGTCCATGTCCGCGGAGATTTCGTTGTACGCCCCCTTCGCCCCCTTGAACTTTGGCCATAGGTTGGCCTCAACATACGTGTCGGGCCGAAGGATGACTCTGTGTCCGCCTTCCGCATCAGGGATTGCGTCCAGTGCCTTCTGAATAGTGGTGAAGGCCTTTGCCCACGAACTGCCATCGCTGTTGTCTCCAGACTTGGAGACGTAGAGTGTCACGCCTTTGTGTCCGGTGTAATCGGCCCCGGCAGGATCCCACGCGGCAGCGTGTGCCAGCGCCCCAACACCTCCCAGAACGGCAACAGCGCATGCCGTGCGCCAGAAAAATGTTCCCAACGAGTAGTTCATCGGTAAACCCCTCCACGTAACGATTGAATCAGGCGCGCAAATTCGCTCCGCGCTGACTCAATCTACCCATCAGGACAAGGGGGCTCAACCACGATGACCGGACATTACTCACGAACTACTCTGTTCACTTCGCTTTCTTGACCCTCTTCTGCTCGAGACCTTGCTTGGCGCCTCGTCGGAGCTCGGGTATGGTCTTCACCTTCAGCCGCGCCGCCCCCCGCGAGGTGTGCTTGCCGAGTCGCGGTTCCGCTGCGTGCCGCTTGGCTGCCGCCGCGATTTCCTTGCGGTACTGCGGCAGCCATTGCGATTGCGCCACAAGCATCTCGTCGGCCATTTGCCAGATCTCGGGTGGATTGCAGACCGCCCCAATCAATGGGTCGTGGAGCATCGCTTGCTTCAGGAGTACCGGGTCGCCGTGGACGGCCGCTTCCACGGCCATGCGCTGCACGTTGACGCTGGCATTGCAGGTGGCCGCGCACGCGAGCGGCAGTTCGCCGACAAACGTCATGTGGAGTCCGGTGCGATCTACGTATCCCGGCGCTTCTACAACGCAATCGGCAGGCAGGTTGGAAATGCAGCCTCCATTGACGACGTTGAAGTGCCCGCGGTATATGCGCCCCGTTTCCATGGCCTCGATGATGTAGCTGCCGTGTTCCGAAGACCGGTTCTCCTGAATGAACTCAGGCACTGGCTGCTTCATCCATTTCTCGAAGTCCGTTTCGAACCAATGACGTCCCTCGGTGCAGACACGCAGATAGCCCCCGGTCTCACCGTGAATCCAATCGCTGAGGTCGATCCATTTGCGCACTTCGTGCGGACGCTTCCGGTACCAAGCCACATACTCCGATACGTGCCCGTTGCTTTCCGTCGTGTAATATCCGAACCGCCGAAGGATGTCGATGCGTACTTTTTCGGTCTTCTTGTACACCGGATGATTTTCGAACGCTTCAAGCAAGCGCCCGGTCATGTCCTCGCCCCGGTGAGAAACCTTGATGAACCAGGTCTGGTGATTGATGCCTGCCGCAGTGATATCCAGATCGCACAATGGAATGCCCAGGACTTCCGCTATTTGCTCGCAGGACCCTTGCACACCGTGGCACAACCCGATGGTATTCACGCCGCCATACTTGTTGCAGGCCCACGTCAGCATCGCCATCGGATTCGAGTAATTCATGAACACGCAACCGGGAGCGGCCACGTCTCGAATGTCCTCGCAGAAATCTAGAAGCACAGGGATTCCCCGCTGGCCATACATGATTCCACCCGCGCACAGCGTATCACCCACACACTGATCAATCCCGTATTTGAGGGGGATATCGATATCGGTTTGAAACGCCTCCAGGCCGCCGACACGCACCGTACAAAAGACGTAGTTCGCGCCTTCGAGCGCCCTGCGCCGGTCAAGTGTCGCCGTTACGTTCACCGGCAAGCCATTCGCCTCGATGTCGCGCGCCGCCAAACGGCACACCATATCGAGGTTGCGCGGCTCGATGTCGGTAAGCGCAAACTCCGCCTCGCGCAACTCCGGAACCGTGAGGATGTCCTGGATGAGCTTGCGCGTGAAGCCAATGCTTCCCGCTCCAATCATGGCAATTTTGGGCGGCATAAGATGACTCCTTGGACGGCAATCGTAGATAGATGGAAGATAACCCCTCGATGGCGAGAATAACGGAACCGACTACGGGAGAGCAATTATAGGAGTCTATATAACCGTGGCCACGCCTTTGTACTGATACCCCGAGAACTTAGGCTCGCGCTCCATGTAAAATGTGTCGAGGTGCGCTATCCGAAACCCCTGCCCCTCGACCAGCGCGCGGATGTCCCGGTTAAGATGACACCCGCCGCCGAAGAACTTCTGCAGCGGATTGAGCCGGTGTTGCCAGCGTTGCACCTTGGGGTCATCCGCCAGTCCGTGTTCCACAAATACGAAGCGGCCCCCAGGCTTCAGGACGCGACGAACCTCATTCAACGCGCTCGCCACATTGGGGATGCTGCACAAGGTCCACGTCGAAACCACAAAGTCGAATGACCCATTCTCGAACGGCAATGACTCTCCGTTAAGCTGCAACTTCTCGACGGGAATGGTGCTGCGTTCCAACTGACGCAACGCCCGCCGGTCCATTCCTGGATTGGGGTCAATAACCGTGAGACGCTCCACGGACGGCGGATAGTGGGGGAGGTTGAGCCCCGTTCCAAAGCCGATTTCGCAGACCTGCCCCGACACGTTCGCTAACGTCGCCGCGCGTATTCTGGAAATCTGCTCCCGCGACATGACCTTGTGCATGACGCTCGGGAAAATGTATCGCGAATAGAAGCCCATGTATTCACCAAACAGCCTGCTTGCAGGGAGAATACTCTTTGAATAAATCGAAACTTGAATCAGGATACACGATCACGGCATTGGGGAGGAAAGTGGGGGCTAGCGTATGGGCTTCAGACGTCTCTCCAAGGCCTTGAGGAAATGGGTCGCGTTGGTCACATAGTAGTTTGCCAGAGAGGCTTTGAGGTCAGTGTTCCCCTCGAATTCAGCTCCCGTTCCAACGCTTCGTGGAGTCCGTTTCAACCATGCGCGGATGAGTACTGCGATTGCGTGTTCATCCTCTCCTCCAAAGTCCAGTGGTCGAAGATGAGCCTTTCGTTCTTCTGGTGCAATTCGATCCACTGACTCAGGCCCTGCCAGGCCGGGGTCTTCAAAATAAGTTGTGTTCGGCGCATCCTTGTCCACGACCTCCTGCGTGAAAGTAGCCCTGTAGACAATGTCCGATTCCTTTGTCCCCGGTGGGTATAGGTCGCTCATTTTGCTTTCGTGGTAGAACACGGCGAGTTTTCCCCGGCTGTCTCTCAGCTTCAGGACCAAAGTCCCACCGTCTGCATATACACTCGCCTCTTCTACAACGACCGGAGGACTTAGCTCAAAACGTGCAGCGGCAGCCACAACTTCAGCGTCGGACTTGATCACAGACCAGAAGATGCCTGCGACGAGCATCGCTGTCGCTAAGCCCATGCTGGTAGCAAAGACTTTGCGTTTGCGTAAGACTGAAAGCAGAGGCAGCATGACTAACACTCCATCTGCAGGAGTGCCCTTTCCGTCGTTCCCGCGAATGCGGGAATCCATCTTAAGGCCAGCATTGAATCCAGATTGATAAGTTCAATGTGCAATCGAGCCTTCGCTTCCGCGCTCCGCATCCTTTCTGGCCGCCACCACCATGAAATCAATCAGTTGCTTAAGCCTTAGATTACCGAAGACTCGTAGGTCCATATCGATGGTGCGACTTTCCTTCACGAAGCTGACGGTCACTATATCTCCGATAATCCCCCTACGTACCGTGGTGCTGGTGACATCGCCGTAGGGAATCACCCAAGGTCCACCGAAGAAAGAGGCGCCGTACCCTGTGAGAACAAGGAATTGGTCATAGAGGGAGATGCGAGCGCCATAGTGTGCCCGCCAAAACGGAGACAGTCTGCTCTTAAACTCACACCTTGACTCGTGAGCAGGCGTCAATCCCATTTCGCACGAGAGACGTTCAAATGCTAGAGAATACAAGCGCCAGCGAAGCAGGGAGATGGCGACACCGCCAACAAACAAGACACACGTAAACAGGAATAAGGTCGAAATTCCACCTTGCAGGCTAGACATTGGTTAATCTTACCCTTCCCGTTTAAC
The Candidatus Hydrogenedentota bacterium DNA segment above includes these coding regions:
- a CDS encoding class I SAM-dependent methyltransferase; this translates as MGFYSRYIFPSVMHKVMSREQISRIRAATLANVSGQVCEIGFGTGLNLPHYPPSVERLTVIDPNPGMDRRALRQLERSTIPVEKLQLNGESLPFENGSFDFVVSTWTLCSIPNVASALNEVRRVLKPGGRFVFVEHGLADDPKVQRWQHRLNPLQKFFGGGCHLNRDIRALVEGQGFRIAHLDTFYMEREPKFSGYQYKGVATVI
- a CDS encoding alpha-glucosidase/alpha-galactosidase, with protein sequence MPPKIAMIGAGSIGFTRKLIQDILTVPELREAEFALTDIEPRNLDMVCRLAARDIEANGLPVNVTATLDRRRALEGANYVFCTVRVGGLEAFQTDIDIPLKYGIDQCVGDTLCAGGIMYGQRGIPVLLDFCEDIRDVAAPGCVFMNYSNPMAMLTWACNKYGGVNTIGLCHGVQGSCEQIAEVLGIPLCDLDITAAGINHQTWFIKVSHRGEDMTGRLLEAFENHPVYKKTEKVRIDILRRFGYYTTESNGHVSEYVAWYRKRPHEVRKWIDLSDWIHGETGGYLRVCTEGRHWFETDFEKWMKQPVPEFIQENRSSEHGSYIIEAMETGRIYRGHFNVVNGGCISNLPADCVVEAPGYVDRTGLHMTFVGELPLACAATCNASVNVQRMAVEAAVHGDPVLLKQAMLHDPLIGAVCNPPEIWQMADEMLVAQSQWLPQYRKEIAAAAKRHAAEPRLGKHTSRGAARLKVKTIPELRRGAKQGLEQKRVKKAK